Genomic segment of Sodaliphilus pleomorphus:
TTGGCCGCCTTTGCATTGTCGATGGCTTTCTTGAAGCGCGTCATGCTCTTGTAGCTTGCCGGCACCGTTGCCATGGCCGAGTCGAGCTGCTCAAGCGCAAAGTCCTTTTCCATGATATAGTTGTAGAAAGCCCAGGGGCCTATGCCATTGTCGCGGTTTTCCTCGTAGAGGTGGTGACAGGCTGCAGCATATTGCTCTTCGGTCTCGATGTTTTTGGTTGCTTCGTCCCATTTGTTCAACTTGACATTCAGGGCTGTGCCGGTTGCAATGCCGTTTTGCCAGTCGACGACAATATTGCCGTCTTCAACGATGAGACCGCACTTGCGGCCTCCTGCCGAGATGCGAGCAAAGTAGGAGTTGTCGACTGTGCCTCTGAAGATTGCCCTCTTGCCTTTCACAACAGTAGAATCGACGTCGATGCCGGTGTCATAGTTCGTAATGTAGGCCTTCTGCCCGTTGAGCGAGGCATCGGCAAAGTTCACTGTAATCGTATAGTTGCCAGCCACGGCGCTTAGCGCCGCAAGCGTGACCGATAGTGTGGTTGCAATTTTCTTCATTTGTCTGTTTTGTTTATTAAGTCGTGACGCAAAAGTAAGAATTTTTTGTGGCTGTTGTTGCAATCGACTTGCAATATAGTGTTATTTAACAATGCGGATGGGCCTTTTTCCCTCTGTGATGATGGTCGCTTCAGATTATGAAACATTTTTTTGCCTACGAATTCACATTTTTTGCTGTATAATAATTGGAATTGTCATTTTTTTTTGCCAATATTTGTGATAGTAAATTTGCATTCGTACAATTATGGAGTCAAAAGAAGTGAAAAACCGGTTTATGGCCACGATCTATGGCCAGGCCATAGGCGATGCCCTGGGTGTGGGCACCGAGTTTATGAGTAAAGAAGAAGTCCAGAGGGCTTATCCCGACGGGCTCACTCGTTACGACCAAATCAAGGGTTACCACTCGTCGAAGATTGCCAAGGGTGATTGGAGCGACGACACAGACATGATGCTTTGCATTGCCAAGGCCATCATCGAAGATGGCGGTCAAGTCAACGAGAAGACAATCGCCCGCAAGTTTCTTGACTGGGCCGACAGTCCCCGTGCCCACGACATTGGCAACCTCACTTCGCGCATCGTCTATAGCAATGGTTTCCTCGACCATCCATCTACCATTGCTCGCGAAACGTGGGAGGAGGGCGGACGTGTCAACGCCCCCAATGGCGGCCTGATGCGCACCGCCGTGATAGGCCTTCTCAAGGACAACGTGAAGGCCAATGCCGAGACTGCTTGCCGTGTCACTCACTACGACCCGCGTTGTGTGGGCTCGTGCGTGATCACGAGCGAGATTATCAACAGTCTTGTGTGGCACAACAAGGCCTTGACCAAGGACGACATCATTTCTATTGCCCGAAAATATGATAAGCGCATTGTCGACTATGTGAAACTGGCCACGCATCTCGATATTGCCGATCTGCAGCTTGGTGTGCTTGGCGGCAGCGGTTACACGCTCAAGTGCCTCTCGGTGGTGCTGTGGTGCTACTTCCATGTCGAGTATTTCGACCGCGGGCTCATGGCAGTGGTCAACGAGGGTGGCGATGCCGACACCAATGCAGCCCCGGCCTGTGCTGTGATGGGGGCTAAATTCGGGTTGGACGGTATCCCCGAGTACTACATACAAAACTTGCTGAACAAAGACAAATTTGACAGGATAGCCGAGGCTCTGTGGCAGGTGGTGAACCAGTGACCGAGCCGCATGCTCCTGGGTTGAGCCATGCCGGCACGACAGTGCCTCGTGTTGCCTTAATATATTGACATGAGAATTAAGGAATGACTTGCAGCGGCAGGTCATTCCTTAATTCATTGTTGGTCGATCGAGTGCCCTAAACTGGTGGTGCTTATCGGCGAGGCAGCACCTTGATGGTGAGTTTGGAATAGGCTCGGTCGCATTTCTGCTTTGCCTGCTCGACATCGCTGGCGGTGGCCAGAATCACCCCCATGCGGCGGTGCCCCGAGATTTCGGGCTTGCCGAAAATGCGTATCTGCACTCCAGGTTCCTCAAGTGCCTTGTCGACATCGCCTATTTCTAATCGATTGGTATCGCCCTCTACGACGATGGCTTTGCTTGCCGATGGACCGTAGAACTTGATTTCGGGTACCGGCAGCCCCATCAGTGCGCGAGCATGCAATGCAAACTCGCTCATGTCTTGTGAAATCATGGTGACCATGCCGGTGTCGTGCGGGCGTGGCGAAACCTCGCTGAAGATGACATCGTCTCCCTTGACAAACATTTCCACGCCAAATATACCGTAGCCGCCCAATGCATCGGTTACTTTGCGGGCTATCTCATGTGCTTGGCTCAGCGCACTGTCGCTCATGTGTTGAGGCTGCCATGAGTAGCGGTAGTCGCCGTCGACCTGGATGTGTCCCACAGGCTGGCAAAACTGGGTGCCTGCCACGTTGCGCACCGTGAGCATGGTTATCTCGTAGTCGAAGTCGACAAAGCCCTCTACAATCACGCGTCCGGCGCCGGCACGGCCGCCTTCTTGGGAAATGTGCCAAGCCTTGTCGATGTCGGCCTGGCTCTTGATGGTGCTTTGGCCATGTCCCGATGAGCTCATGATGGGCTTCACCACACAAGGAATGCCTATCGATTTCACAGCCTCGCGAAATTCCTCCTCGGTTGAAGCAAACTTGTAGGGTGATGTTTTCACGCCAAGTTTCTCGGCTGCCAGACGACGTATGCCCTCACGGTTCATGGTGAGCAAGGTGGCATAGGCTGTGGGTGTCACATTGTAGCCTTCTTTTTCCAGCTCTACAAGCGTGGGGGTTGCGATGGCCTCGACCTCGGGAATGATGTGGTCGGGTTTCTCTTCTTCGATTACTTGACGCAGGGCAGTGCCGTCGAGCATGTTGAGCACGCGGCTTTTTTCGGCCACATGCATGGCCGGTGCTCCGGCATAGCGGTCGCATGCCACTACTTCCACTCCCAGGCGTTGGAGCTCGATGCACACTTCTTTACCCAGCTCTCCGCTGCCAAGCAGCAATGCTTTGGTACCTATTTCGGTCCCGATGGTTCCAATTTTTGTCATTGTTGATGATAGTTAACGCATTTTTGGTTTACAAAGTTACATTTTGTTGATGTAAATGGCAATTATCCATTCCATAATTTGTGGAGTCGTGTTTTGATAACTCGATAATAATGAGTAAATTTGCAGTCTGTAAGGAAGTTATCATTTTATAATGAGGAAATTATGCATTTTAGTGTCGGTCATGGCTTTGATGGCTGCCCCCTGCCGTGTCGTGGGGCAGGCCAGGGGCGTGGCTGCCGGTGCCGACAACGTTGACGATGGCATGGACGAGTGGCTGCGCATGCCTGTGAGGCGCTTGCATCCTGAGCGCGCAGCAACAGGGGAGCGCACCAAGAAGAACAACAGCGACAAGAAACAGTACAAGTACAATGGCCACCGCTATGTGCCACAGAAGTCGGCCGAGCAACGGGCTGCCGATGCCCGCGAAAAGGCCCATCTCGACTCATTGCTGGCTATCGACTACACGTTGCCTGACTACTCAAGTCTCTTCCCCACGCGTTTGACATGGAAAGAC
This window contains:
- a CDS encoding redoxin domain-containing protein, translated to MKKIATTLSVTLAALSAVAGNYTITVNFADASLNGQKAYITNYDTGIDVDSTVVKGKRAIFRGTVDNSYFARISAGGRKCGLIVEDGNIVVDWQNGIATGTALNVKLNKWDEATKNIETEEQYAAACHHLYEENRDNGIGPWAFYNYIMEKDFALEQLDSAMATVPASYKSMTRFKKAIDNAKAANATAEGKMFTDFTVKGEDGKEYKLSDYVGKGSYTLVDFWASWCGPCRREIPKIKQYYNQYNGKGMNFLGVAVWDKPADTHKAVAAMQIPWPVIIGTHKLTEPTDIYGINGIPHIIIFDPQGKVVSRGLQGEALKAKVEELMK
- the purT gene encoding formate-dependent phosphoribosylglycinamide formyltransferase codes for the protein MTKIGTIGTEIGTKALLLGSGELGKEVCIELQRLGVEVVACDRYAGAPAMHVAEKSRVLNMLDGTALRQVIEEEKPDHIIPEVEAIATPTLVELEKEGYNVTPTAYATLLTMNREGIRRLAAEKLGVKTSPYKFASTEEEFREAVKSIGIPCVVKPIMSSSGHGQSTIKSQADIDKAWHISQEGGRAGAGRVIVEGFVDFDYEITMLTVRNVAGTQFCQPVGHIQVDGDYRYSWQPQHMSDSALSQAHEIARKVTDALGGYGIFGVEMFVKGDDVIFSEVSPRPHDTGMVTMISQDMSEFALHARALMGLPVPEIKFYGPSASKAIVVEGDTNRLEIGDVDKALEEPGVQIRIFGKPEISGHRRMGVILATASDVEQAKQKCDRAYSKLTIKVLPRR
- a CDS encoding ADP-ribosylglycohydrolase family protein, which codes for MESKEVKNRFMATIYGQAIGDALGVGTEFMSKEEVQRAYPDGLTRYDQIKGYHSSKIAKGDWSDDTDMMLCIAKAIIEDGGQVNEKTIARKFLDWADSPRAHDIGNLTSRIVYSNGFLDHPSTIARETWEEGGRVNAPNGGLMRTAVIGLLKDNVKANAETACRVTHYDPRCVGSCVITSEIINSLVWHNKALTKDDIISIARKYDKRIVDYVKLATHLDIADLQLGVLGGSGYTLKCLSVVLWCYFHVEYFDRGLMAVVNEGGDADTNAAPACAVMGAKFGLDGIPEYYIQNLLNKDKFDRIAEALWQVVNQ